A window of the Streptomyces sp. NBC_00250 genome harbors these coding sequences:
- a CDS encoding potassium channel family protein, with protein sequence MRVAIAGAGAVGRSIAGELLENGHEVLLIDKAPTAISVERVPQAEWLLADACEITSLDEAALQRCNVVIAATGDDKVNLVVSLLAKTEYGVPRVVARVNNPKNEWLFNEAWGVDVAVSTPRLMSALVEEAVSVGDLVRLLRFSHGDANLVELTLPPESAVAGTAVGDVAWPQDTSLVTIIRGSRVLTPSPEETLEAGDELLFVAAQAREEQLEDLLQVRREPTES encoded by the coding sequence ATGCGTGTCGCTATTGCGGGCGCGGGTGCGGTGGGCCGTTCCATCGCGGGCGAGCTCCTGGAGAACGGTCACGAGGTCCTGCTCATCGACAAGGCGCCCACCGCCATCTCGGTGGAGCGGGTGCCGCAGGCGGAGTGGTTGCTGGCCGACGCCTGTGAGATCACCTCGCTCGACGAGGCGGCGCTCCAGCGCTGCAACGTGGTGATCGCGGCGACCGGCGACGACAAGGTGAACCTGGTCGTCTCGCTGCTCGCCAAGACCGAGTACGGCGTGCCGCGGGTCGTCGCCCGGGTGAACAACCCGAAGAACGAGTGGCTGTTCAACGAGGCCTGGGGCGTGGACGTGGCCGTCTCGACCCCGCGCCTCATGTCGGCCCTGGTGGAGGAGGCGGTGAGCGTCGGCGACCTCGTCCGGCTGCTGCGCTTCAGCCACGGCGACGCGAACCTGGTCGAGCTGACGCTGCCGCCGGAGTCGGCGGTCGCCGGCACCGCCGTCGGGGACGTGGCCTGGCCGCAGGACACCTCGCTCGTGACGATCATCCGCGGTTCGCGGGTGCTGACGCCGAGCCCCGAGGAGACCCTGGAGGCGGGCGACGAGCTGCTGTTCGTGGCCGCGCAGGCCCGCGAGGAGCAGCTGGAGGACCTGCTGCAGGTCCGCCGGGAGCCGACGGAGTCCTGA